From the genome of Desulfovibrio sp. JY:
CTTCCGCGAGGACCTCTACTACCGCCTCAACGTGGTGCATATCCTGACGCCGCCGCTGCGGGAGCGCCGCGAGGACATTCCCATCCTGGCCGCCCATTTCCTGGAGCGCTACTCCGGGGAGAACAACAAGAAATTCAAGGGATTTTCCCCCGACGCCATGGACTACCTCACGGCCTACGAATGGCCGGGCAACGTGCGCCAGCTGCAAAACGTGGTGGAACGCTGCGTGGTGCTGGCCGGGGGCGACATCGTGGGGGTGGAGGACCTGCCAAGCGAGATCCGCGACGAGGAGAGCCAGTACAAATCCGCCGTGGACCTGCTGCCGGTCAAGATCAACCTCAACGACACCCTGGAAAAAATCGAGGCGGCGCTCATCCGCCGATCCCTGGCCCGCTCCAACCTGGTCCAGGTCAAGGCGGCGGAGATGCTCGGCATCTCCAAAAGCCTGCTCCAGTACAAGCTCAAAAAGTACAAACTCACCGGGCATTGAAGCACCGGGGGGAAACTTTGTCTTACGAAAAGTTTCCCCCCGGACCCCCTTTCCAAAGACTTTTAACGATAACAACCTGTCACCGTTAAAAGTTTTTCGGAGGGGAGAGCGCGAGAGGGGGACCCTTTTTTCAAAGGCTTAAGACTAGCTGAGCTAACAAAAAGTTGGCAAAAGCTAGTTATGACAGCTAATAACAAGTATGTACATCGTTCCCGAATTTCGGAGAAGAAATTCCGTGAGTTGGCGCGGCTTTTCGCCCTTGATCTCGATGCGCAGAGAATCGCCGAACTCATAAATCTCAACCGGAATACGGTAAATAGATATCTTCGGCTGTTGCGAGAGCACTTGGCCGAGCAATGTGAGCTCGACACTCCCTTCGAGGGCCGGGTTGAGATGGATGAATCCTACTTTGGCCCGCGGCGCGTTCGTGGCGTCGTGGGCCGAGGAGCCGGCAAGAAAACCATTGTTTTTGGCATCCTCAAACGCGGTGGCAAGGTGTACACTCAAGTCGTGCCGAATTGCTCCCGCAAGGTCCTCCAGGCCATTATCCAGGGCAGGGTCGAACTGAAAAGCGAGTTGTTTTCAGATGGATATGGGAGCTATGACGGATTGGTGGACCTGGGCTATCAAAAGCACTACCGCATTCGTCATGGCCAGGGCGAATTTGCCGTTGGGGATAACCATATCAACGGGATCGAATCGTTCTGGTCGTACGCCAAGCGGCGGCTGCAAAAATTTCATGGGGTTCCGAAGGCCACTTTTTACTTGCATCTGAAGGAAACAGAATTCCGATTTAACTATCGACACGACGATTTGTACTCGATCATTTTGCAGTTGTGCCGGGAAAAACCATTAGGGAAGAGGAGGAATGAGGGGCCTTGTCACGCCCCTTGAAATAGGGAGATACATAGGCTCTCCCACTCAAGGGAACGCGCCAAGGCCCCTCAGGGTAACGGCTCAGCTAGTCAAGAGCCTTTTCAAAAAGGGTCCCCCTCTCGCACGTTCTTCTCTCTTCTCCGCCCTCACCCGATCGTATCCACCTTCACGCAATTGCGGCCGGCGGCCTTGGCGGCGTAGAGCGCCTTGTCGGCCCGGGCCAGCAGATCGTCCAGGGACGTTTCGCCATATTCCACCTGGTCCCGCAAGGCGGCCACGCCGATGCTCACGGTCACGACCAGGGCACGGTTTTCGATCATGCACGGCGCGCCGGACAGGGCTTGGCGGAAGCGCTCGGCCAGAAGCGCCGCCTGGACGACGTCGGCGCCCGTCAGGAGCACGGCGAACTCCTCCCCGCCATAGCGCGCCACGAGATCGGATTTGCGCACGCAGCCCGTGAGCACCCGCCCCAGGTGGGTCAGCACCTGGTCTCCGGCGGTGTGCCCATGGGTGTCGTTGACCGTCTTGAAATGGTCCACGTCGAGCATCAGGCACGAACACGGCCGTCCCGACCGCTGTGACGCCGCCAGCAGCTTCATCCCGCCGGAAAAGAGGAATCGCCGGTTGTAAAGGCCGGTCAGGGCGTCCTGGACGCTCAGGCGCTCGGCCTCCTCGATGCGTCCGCGCACTTCGCCGGCCATGGCGCAAAAGGCGTCGTGCAGTTCGGCCACCTCGCGGGGCAGGCGCTCGACCTTGATGATGGGGCAGACCGCCGCGTAGCGCGTTTCGCGCAGCTCCCGGGCATAGGCGGCCAGGGTCGTCAGCGGCTGCTCGATCTTGCGGGACAGGCGCAGCACCAGTGGCAGCACCAAGGCCACCGTGGCCAGTGCTCCGAAAACCACCCAGCGCATCTGCCGCCGGTAGCCGGCCAGCACCTCCGACACGGGCATGTCGCTGACCAGCCGCCAGCCGTCGCGGCCAAGGGAAACCGCCGCCCCGAGCATTTCGCGCCCGTCCCGGCCCACGTACACCCCGCCCTTTTCCCCGCAGGCGAGCAGCTCCGGCGAAACCCGCGCCTTGCCCGGGCCGCCCGCGGCCGCGACAACCGATGTCGGGGCCAGAATACGGCCCTCGGTATCGCACAGGAGGACCGGGCTGCCGGAATAGGCGACATTCTCGCGCAACCAGCGGTCCAGGGATTTGAGATGCACCGAGATGGCCAGCACCCCGCCGAAGCTTCCGTCCTTCGCGGTGATGGGCACGCTGAACACGCAGGCCGGATTGCCTGTCAGGCGGCCGACCGGAATCAGTTCCAGGGCGGAACGCCCTTCCCGGCCCTCCTTGAAATAGGCGCGGTCGCCAAGGGAGGCGCCCTTGGTGTCAATATTCGAAGCACGAATGATTCCGTCAGGCCCAATATAAAATACATGTTTTACATATTCATGCGTCTTGACATAAAGCTTATAGTATTCAGTTATATCGATGTTATCGCTGTGCATTATCGTAGCGATCCTGGCAAAATACTCGGCATCGTCGACGCGTTCGTCGATCCAGGTGCGTACAACATTACATTCTTGCCGCAACCCGTGCACGAGGTGCTGCCGTTCCCGCTCCACGACAGTGCCGCGCTGAAACAACGAAAAACAGAGTGTGGCAAAAAGGAGTGGTAGCGCTGCCAAAAGCAGCGTGTAGAAGCGCAGTTGTCCGCGAAGGCCATCAAGGCCGAGCATTCGTCGCAGCCGCATAGGGGGTCGCCTTTCCAAAACAGCCATCGCCCGGGACTACCAGCCCGTTGCGTCGGCGGATTTCCGAATCTGCTACGAAACATCGTTACAAGAAAGCCTGGGCCCCGACAATGCGCCTGGCCCGCCGCCTTGCGAAAAACCGGATTTTGCCCCATGACGGTCGTGGGCATAGCCGCCCCACGATCATGCTGCTCCCTGACGCCAATACCCCCTTTCCCGACGCGCCCGAGCCCCGGCCGGAGGCCGCCGGCGACGTCGCCGCCTACGTGGCCGCCCTGCTCGCTTCCGCGCGCCTGGGCCCGCAAGTCGTGTGCCACCGCGTCTTTCCGGCAGCCCAGGCCGCCTACGCCGACCCGGTGCGCCCCTTTTCCCGGCCCGTGGCCGCCATGCTGGCCGGGCGCGGCATCTCCCGTCTCTACAGCCACCAGGCCGCCGCCGTGGATCTGGCCCGGGCCGGACGCCACGTGGCCGTGGCCACCCCGACCGCCAGCGGCAAGACCATGACCTACCTGCTGCCGGTCCTGGAGGAGATCGCCAGAAATCCCGATTCCCGGGCCATCTTTCTTTATCCCCTCAAAGCCCTGGCCCAGGACCAGCTCAAGGCCATAAACGAACTGACGGCGGCCCTGCCGGCCTCGAGCCGCCCCACCGCCGCCATCTTCGACGGCGACACCACGCCGCATTTCCGGCGCAAGATCCGCGACAACCCGCCCCAGATCCTCATCACCAACCCCGAGATGCTCCACCTGTCGCTGCTCCCCGGCCACGAGGTCTGGAGCACCGTTTTCGCCGGACTCACCCACGTGGTGATCGACGAGATGCACACCTACCGGGGCGTCATGGGTTCGCACATGGCCCACGTGTTCCGCCGGCTCCTGCGCGTGTGCGCCCGGTTCGGCGCGCGACCGGCCTTCGTTTTCTCCTCGGCCACCATCGGCAATCCCGGCGAACTGGCGGCCAGCCTCACCGGACTGCCGGTGGAAACGATCACCGCCTCGGGCGCGCCCACCGGCCCGCGCCATTTCCTTTTCATCAACCCCGAGCAGTCCGCCTCCACCACGGCGGTCATGCTGCTGGCCGCGGCGCTCAAGCGCGGCCTGCGCACCATCGTCTACACCCAGTCGCGCCGCATGACCGAGCTCATCAGCCTGTGGATAGCCGAACGGGCCGGCCCATACGCCTCGCGGGTCTCGGCCTACCGCTCGGGATTTCTGCCCGAGGAGCGCCGGGCCATCGAGGCGTCCATGGCCTCGGGCGAACTTCTGGGCGTCGTCTCCACCTCGGCCCTGGAACTCGGCATCGACATCGGCGGCCTCGATCTGTGCGTGCTGTGCGGCTATCCCGGTTCGGTCATGTCGGCCTGGCAGCGCGGCGGCCGGGTCGGCCGGGCGCTTCGGGAATCGGCCGTGGCGCTCATTGCCGGCGAGGACGCCCTGGACCAGTATTTCATGCGCCACCCGGCGGATTTCTTCGAGCGCCCGCCGGAATCGGCCGTCATCAATCCCGACAATCCGGTCATCGCGGCCAAGCACCTGGAATGCGCCGCCGCAGAGCTGCCGCTCACCGTGGGCGAACCATTCATCGCCCCGCCGGTCATGGCCCGGGAAGTCAGCCAGCTGGAAGGGAAAGGACTGCTGCTACGCGACCGCGACGGCAAACGCCTCTTCGCCGCCAGGAAACGCCCCCACCGCGACGTCAACCTGCGAGGCTCGGGCGGCCAGTTCACCATCGAGACCACGAGCGGCGCGGTCATCGGCCAGATCGACGAACAACGCGCCTACCGGGAAACCCATCCCGGCGCGGTCTACATCCACCGGGGCGTCTCCTACCAGGTGGAATCGCTCGACATTGCCGAACGCCGTGTCAGGGTCGCGCCGGGCAAGGCCGACTACCATACCCGGGCCCGGGGCCAGAAGATGACGGAAATCCTGGAAGTCTCCGGCGAAAAGACGGTCAACGGCGTGCCGGTCTTCCTCGGCCGGCTCAAGGTCACGGAAACCATCACCGGCTACGAGCGCCGGGCCAATCGCGGCGGCCAACTTCTCTCCATCGTGCCGCTGGACCTGCCGCCCATGGTCTTCGAAACCGAAGGTCTGTGGTGGGTCATCCCCAAGGACGTCCAGGACGAACTCGACCGGCGGCTCTTTCACTTCATGGGCGCCATCCACGCCATGGAACACGCCATGATCGGCATTTTGCCGCTGCTCGTCCTCACCGACCGCAACGACCTCGGCGGCATCTCCATTCCCCTGCATCCGCAAGTCGGCCGCGCCTGCGTGTTCATCTACGACGGCGCGCCCGGCGGCGTGGGCCTCACCCGCATGGCCTTCGCCAAGGCCGAGGAAGCCCTTTCCCGCACGCTGGCCACGGTGGCAGGCTGCCCCTGCGAGACCGGCTGCCCCTCCTGCGTGCATTCCCCCAAATGCGGTTCCGGCAACCGGCCCATCGACAAGGTTGCCTGCCGTTTCCTCCTGGAGCTGCTCGTGTCCGGAAAAATGCCCGAGAAAGGCGATTGCCGTCCCGAGTGCAACGAACAACAACACAACAACAACCAGGAACCCGGCTCCGGTCCCGCCCTGATCAAACCGGCCCCGCCCGGGCGCTTCGGCGTCCTCGACGTGGAGACGCGCCGCTCCGCCGCCGAGGTCGGCGGCTGGGGCAATGCCTACAAAATGGGCATCTCCGTGGCCGTGCTCTACGACTCGTCCCTGGACGACTTCCTGGTCTACCGCCAGGAGGAACTCCCCGCCCTCTACGAAGCCCTGGCCAAACAAAACCTTGTGGTCGGCTTCAACATCAACCGCTTCGACTACAAGGTCCTCGCCGGCGCGTCGCCCTTCGACCACCACGCCCTGCCGACCCTGGACATCCTGGAAAAAGTCCACGCCCGCCTGGGCTACCGCCTGTCCCTGGACGGACTGGCCAAGGCCACCCTCGGCGCCCGGAAATCCGCCTCGGGCCTTGAAGCCCTGGAATGGTGGAAGGAAGGCCGCATGGACGAGATCATCACCTACTGCAAACAGGACGTGGCCGTGACCCGCGATCTCTATATCTTCGGCCGCGACAACGGGTACCTGCTCTTCTCCAACAAAGCCGGCAAAACCGTCCGCCTGCCCGTGGAATGGGCGTAGGCAGGGGCGCTGCCCCTGCACCCCGCTGGGGGAAACCTTTCTGGAGAAAGGTTTCCCCCAGACCCCCTTCCCAAGACTTTTAGCGGGGTGAAAAGACGAATTATATAATATGAATACCTGAAGGACGCCTTCTGCGGCAAAAAATTGTTCCCAAAGATGGCTCGGGAGCCCAGACGCGGCCGACGATGTTTCGTATCTGCTTGGCCGAGAGAATTGTTCCCAGATATGGCGCGGGTTCCCAGGGCCGGCGGCGGGATGTGGGGACGCGGAGGCGTATTCTTCAAATATGCGCCGCGCGCGGCCGCCACATCCCGCCGCCGGCCAACCAACCAACCTGCCTACCTACCGGCCGACCGACCGACATCATCCCAACTATCTAGAATATCATTCATTATTCTTTAATTCCTCCAAGAAACATGGGAAAAAACACCGAGAAGGGATACCCTTTTCAAAGGATTTCCCCTCCTGCGCTTTCTTCCTTATAGTCGGCAGAAACCAAACGCCGACGGATGCGTCACGTGCTGCTTATCGAAGAACTCTCCAAAACCTACGCCCAAAACGGCTCGCCGCCGGCCTGCGCCCTGGCCGGAGTGAACTTTGCCGTGCCGCGCGGGGCGTTCGTGTCGCTCCTGGGGCCGTCGGGTTGCGGCAAGTCAACCATCCTCCAGTGCGTGTGCGGGCTTATGCGCCCCACGTCCGGCCACGTGCGCCTCGACGGCCGCGACGTCACCAGCCCGCCCCCGGAAATGGCCCTCATCTTCCAAAACGCCGCCGCCTCGCTTTTCCCCTGGCAGACCGTGGCCGAAAACATCCGCTTCGTGCTGCGCCGCAAACCCGGTTCGAAAAAAGACAAGGAACAGGCCGCAAGGCAGGCCCTGGCCTCGGTCGGACTGGCCGCATTCGCCGACCGCTACCCCTGGCAACTCTCCGGCGGCATGCAGCAGCGCGCCGCCCTGGCCCGGGGACTGGCCTACGGCGCGGATATCCTGCTCCTCGACGAACCCTTCGCCTCCGTCGACGCCCAGACCCGCGAGGAACTCGAAGACCTGCTCGCCACCGTCGCCAGAGAACAAGCCAAAACCGTGCTCTTCGTCACCCACGACATCGACGAGGCCGTGTACCTGTCCGATACCGTCATCGTGCTCACACCGCCGCCGGCCAAAGTCGCCGCCACCATCACCGTCGAGCTGCCCACGCCCCGCGACCAGATCAGCACCCGCGAGGATCGCCGCTTCCTCGATGCCCGCCGGGCGATTCATTCCCTGTTGCGGCGAGAGGAAGAGGGTGGGAGGGGCGTTGCCCCTCCCACACCCTCCCCACCAGGGGAATAATTCCCCTGGACCCTTTACTAAATGGGTACTCCCCTTTTCACCGACATGCCGCATCCATCCGACATATCCAGCCCATGCCCCGTCAAAGGGGGCCCGGGGGGAATTATTCCCCCCGGTAGGGTGGTCCAGGAGGGGCGACGCCCCTCCTGGACGCCGGAGGCATCCATAGGCTACCTCCTCCTTGCGGCTCTCCTTATCCTCTGGGAGGCGACGGCGCGGGGGGGCGTGGTGCGGCCGGATTTGTTGCCGCCGGTTTCGGGGGTTGTTGTGGAGTTGTGGCGATTGGCGGTTTCCGGCGAGTTGTGGCGACAGGGCGGCGCGACGCTGTGGCGCACCTTGGCCGGGTTTGCCGTGGGCGGCGGCATTGGCGTGTTGTTGGGGTTTTGTTGTGGTGTGTTTCCGAGATTCGGCCGGGCGAGCCGGACCACGGTGGAATTTTTGCGGCCCATGCCGTCGGTGGCGCTCATTCCGATCGGCATCTTGTTTCTGGGGCTGGGGTTCGGACTGTGCGTGGGCATAGCCGGGTTTGCCTGTTGCTGGCCGGCCTATGTGGCCGCCTTGGCCGGGGCCTCGGCCGCCGGACCGGAACTTTTGGCCACGGCCAGGGTGTACGGGTTGTCGCGGCGCGAGACGATCTTGCTGGTGCGCGCCCCGGCCGCCCTGCCCCAGGTGCTGGCCGGGCTGCGGGTGGCTTTGGCCGTGGCCGTGGCTGTCACCGTGACCACGGAGATGGCGGCGGCGGGAAGCGGCCTGGGCTCGTTTATCCTGGAATCGTCCCTGGCCCGGCGTCCCGATGCCATGTACGCCGGCATCGTAGCCGTGGGGCTGCTCGGCTTCGGGCTCAACGCCGCCTTTGTGGGCGTGCGCGGACGCGTGTTGCGCTGGATGCCGCGCAGGGGGCGGTAGGCGATGCGGCGCTTCTCGGGACTGATCGTTTTCGTGGCCCTGGCCTGCCTGTGGGAGGCGGTCTCCCGGCTCGGCATCGTGTCGCGGCTTTATTTCCCGCCGGTTTCGACCATTGCGATCACCTTCTGGAAGCTGACCGTCTCGGGGCTGTTGCCGCTCCACGCCGGGCAGACGCTTACCCGCGCCCTGGCCGGGCTGGGCATCGCCGCCGCGGTCGCCGTGCCGCTCGGGCTCGGCATGGGGGTTTCGCGCCGTCTGGCCCGGCTGCTCTCGCCCACGGTGGAGCTTTTGCGCCCGGTGCCGCCGCCGGCCATCATTCCGGCGGCCATGCTGCTTTTCGGCATTGGCTCGGGCATGAAGGTGTTCGTGGTCTTTTTCGCCTGTTTCTTTCCGATCCTGGTCGGGGCCATGGACGGGGCCAGGGCGGTGCCGCCGCAGTTTCGCCTGACGGCCGCCGCCTATGGCCTGTCGCGCTACGACACCCTGGCCCGGGTGCTGCTGCCGGCGGCCGGGCCGAGCGTCGCGGCCGGATTTCGCACGGCCGTGCCCATGGCGCTGATCGTGGCCGTGCTGTCGGAGATGATCGGGGCAACCAGCGGCATCGGGCATTATATCCTGCGCATGCAGCGCACCTTTGCTATTCCGGAAATGTATGCCGGGGTCGCCATGCTCGGGATTCTCGGGCTCGGGCTCAACGCGGCCGTGGAACGCGTCACGGCGCGGCTTTTGCGCTGGCATGAAGGACGCGGGGACGCTATGGAAGGCTAATCGCGCTTTCGGCCGCAGCCACGACAACCCACAGGAGGCCCGTATGCCGCGCCCGCTGCTTCTCGCCCTGCTCTCGCTGTTCCTCGCCCTGCCCGCCCACGCCGCCGAACCCACGCCGCTTAGGGTCGGCTACATGCCGGTCGGCGACTGCCTGCAATTTTTCGTGGCCGAGGCCGAGGGGTATTTCAAGGCCGAAGGCCTCGACGTCACGGGCGCGTCCATGAAGGGCGGCGCGGTCATCGCCCCGGCCGTGGAAGGCGGCGAACTGGCCATCGGCTGGTCCAACACCGTGTCCATCATCCTGGCCCACGCCAAGGGCTTCGACTTCACCTTCCTGGCCCCCGGAGTGGAAGGCGTGGCCGGCACCAACGACGTCCACGCGCTGCTCGTGCCGGCGGATTCCAAGATCACCTCGGTCAAGGAGTTGGCCGGCAAGACCGTGGCCATCAACACTCTCGGCAACATCAACGAGGCGGCCATGCGCGCCCTGGCCGAAAAAGCCGGGATCGCCCCGGACTCCATCCGGCTGGTCGAAGTGCCCTTCCCGGACATGGCCACGGCCCTGGCCAAGGGTTCGGCCGACGCGGCGCTGACGCTGGAGCCTTTCGTCACGGACGCCGTGTCGCGCGGCGTGGCCAAGGTGCTCGATCCCTCGCCCCATGCCGCCTTCGGCAACCCCTATCTGATCGGAGCCTGGTTCGCCAAAAAATCCTGGATCAAGGCCCATCCCGAGACAGCGGCGGCTTTCGCCCGGGCCGTGACCAGGGCCTCGGCCTTCATCGCCGCCCACCCCGACAAGGCCCGTGAAATCCTGCGCGGCCGCACCAAACTCTCGCCCGAACTGGCCGCCAAGATCACCCTGCCGCGCTTCCCCGAAAAACTCGAACCGGCCGCCCTGCAAGGCGTCATCGACGTCTGCGCCCGCTTCGGCCTCATCCCCAAGCCCTTCGCCGCTGGCGAAGTGTTGGGGAGATAAAAGGAAAATGCGAGAGGGGGACCCTTTTTCGAAAGAGGTCCCCCGCTCGCATCGCCCGTCCCTTCCAGCTTT
Proteins encoded in this window:
- a CDS encoding ABC transporter permease subunit, coding for MGYLLLAALLILWEATARGGVVRPDLLPPVSGVVVELWRLAVSGELWRQGGATLWRTLAGFAVGGGIGVLLGFCCGVFPRFGRASRTTVEFLRPMPSVALIPIGILFLGLGFGLCVGIAGFACCWPAYVAALAGASAAGPELLATARVYGLSRRETILLVRAPAALPQVLAGLRVALAVAVAVTVTTEMAAAGSGLGSFILESSLARRPDAMYAGIVAVGLLGFGLNAAFVGVRGRVLRWMPRRGR
- a CDS encoding ABC transporter ATP-binding protein, which codes for MLLIEELSKTYAQNGSPPACALAGVNFAVPRGAFVSLLGPSGCGKSTILQCVCGLMRPTSGHVRLDGRDVTSPPPEMALIFQNAAASLFPWQTVAENIRFVLRRKPGSKKDKEQAARQALASVGLAAFADRYPWQLSGGMQQRAALARGLAYGADILLLDEPFASVDAQTREELEDLLATVAREQAKTVLFVTHDIDEAVYLSDTVIVLTPPPAKVAATITVELPTPRDQISTREDRRFLDARRAIHSLLRREEEGGRGVAPPTPSPPGE
- a CDS encoding IS1595 family transposase, whose translation is MTANNKYVHRSRISEKKFRELARLFALDLDAQRIAELINLNRNTVNRYLRLLREHLAEQCELDTPFEGRVEMDESYFGPRRVRGVVGRGAGKKTIVFGILKRGGKVYTQVVPNCSRKVLQAIIQGRVELKSELFSDGYGSYDGLVDLGYQKHYRIRHGQGEFAVGDNHINGIESFWSYAKRRLQKFHGVPKATFYLHLKETEFRFNYRHDDLYSIILQLCREKPLGKRRNEGPCHAP
- a CDS encoding diguanylate cyclase — encoded protein: MRLRRMLGLDGLRGQLRFYTLLLAALPLLFATLCFSLFQRGTVVERERQHLVHGLRQECNVVRTWIDERVDDAEYFARIATIMHSDNIDITEYYKLYVKTHEYVKHVFYIGPDGIIRASNIDTKGASLGDRAYFKEGREGRSALELIPVGRLTGNPACVFSVPITAKDGSFGGVLAISVHLKSLDRWLRENVAYSGSPVLLCDTEGRILAPTSVVAAAGGPGKARVSPELLACGEKGGVYVGRDGREMLGAAVSLGRDGWRLVSDMPVSEVLAGYRRQMRWVVFGALATVALVLPLVLRLSRKIEQPLTTLAAYARELRETRYAAVCPIIKVERLPREVAELHDAFCAMAGEVRGRIEEAERLSVQDALTGLYNRRFLFSGGMKLLAASQRSGRPCSCLMLDVDHFKTVNDTHGHTAGDQVLTHLGRVLTGCVRKSDLVARYGGEEFAVLLTGADVVQAALLAERFRQALSGAPCMIENRALVVTVSIGVAALRDQVEYGETSLDDLLARADKALYAAKAAGRNCVKVDTIG
- a CDS encoding ABC transporter substrate-binding protein, translated to MPRPLLLALLSLFLALPAHAAEPTPLRVGYMPVGDCLQFFVAEAEGYFKAEGLDVTGASMKGGAVIAPAVEGGELAIGWSNTVSIILAHAKGFDFTFLAPGVEGVAGTNDVHALLVPADSKITSVKELAGKTVAINTLGNINEAAMRALAEKAGIAPDSIRLVEVPFPDMATALAKGSADAALTLEPFVTDAVSRGVAKVLDPSPHAAFGNPYLIGAWFAKKSWIKAHPETAAAFARAVTRASAFIAAHPDKAREILRGRTKLSPELAAKITLPRFPEKLEPAALQGVIDVCARFGLIPKPFAAGEVLGR
- a CDS encoding DEAD/DEAH box helicase, which codes for MLLPDANTPFPDAPEPRPEAAGDVAAYVAALLASARLGPQVVCHRVFPAAQAAYADPVRPFSRPVAAMLAGRGISRLYSHQAAAVDLARAGRHVAVATPTASGKTMTYLLPVLEEIARNPDSRAIFLYPLKALAQDQLKAINELTAALPASSRPTAAIFDGDTTPHFRRKIRDNPPQILITNPEMLHLSLLPGHEVWSTVFAGLTHVVIDEMHTYRGVMGSHMAHVFRRLLRVCARFGARPAFVFSSATIGNPGELAASLTGLPVETITASGAPTGPRHFLFINPEQSASTTAVMLLAAALKRGLRTIVYTQSRRMTELISLWIAERAGPYASRVSAYRSGFLPEERRAIEASMASGELLGVVSTSALELGIDIGGLDLCVLCGYPGSVMSAWQRGGRVGRALRESAVALIAGEDALDQYFMRHPADFFERPPESAVINPDNPVIAAKHLECAAAELPLTVGEPFIAPPVMAREVSQLEGKGLLLRDRDGKRLFAARKRPHRDVNLRGSGGQFTIETTSGAVIGQIDEQRAYRETHPGAVYIHRGVSYQVESLDIAERRVRVAPGKADYHTRARGQKMTEILEVSGEKTVNGVPVFLGRLKVTETITGYERRANRGGQLLSIVPLDLPPMVFETEGLWWVIPKDVQDELDRRLFHFMGAIHAMEHAMIGILPLLVLTDRNDLGGISIPLHPQVGRACVFIYDGAPGGVGLTRMAFAKAEEALSRTLATVAGCPCETGCPSCVHSPKCGSGNRPIDKVACRFLLELLVSGKMPEKGDCRPECNEQQHNNNQEPGSGPALIKPAPPGRFGVLDVETRRSAAEVGGWGNAYKMGISVAVLYDSSLDDFLVYRQEELPALYEALAKQNLVVGFNINRFDYKVLAGASPFDHHALPTLDILEKVHARLGYRLSLDGLAKATLGARKSASGLEALEWWKEGRMDEIITYCKQDVAVTRDLYIFGRDNGYLLFSNKAGKTVRLPVEWA
- a CDS encoding ABC transporter permease; translation: MRRFSGLIVFVALACLWEAVSRLGIVSRLYFPPVSTIAITFWKLTVSGLLPLHAGQTLTRALAGLGIAAAVAVPLGLGMGVSRRLARLLSPTVELLRPVPPPAIIPAAMLLFGIGSGMKVFVVFFACFFPILVGAMDGARAVPPQFRLTAAAYGLSRYDTLARVLLPAAGPSVAAGFRTAVPMALIVAVLSEMIGATSGIGHYILRMQRTFAIPEMYAGVAMLGILGLGLNAAVERVTARLLRWHEGRGDAMEG